The following proteins come from a genomic window of Kwoniella shandongensis chromosome 7, complete sequence:
- a CDS encoding orotate phosphoribosyltransferase, producing MSSSQTVKSLDPAKIAFIESAIENGVLCFGQYTLKSGRISPYFFNAGLLYTGSLLSATANAYAKILRTSRIPEFDVLFGPAYKGISLAAITAVKLYEAEGKEVGYAYNRKEKKDHGEGGNMVGYPLKGRIVIIDDVLTRGTAIREAIAILNQHPEAKLVGIVQLVDRQEKGQGEGGKSTVQEVEEEFGVPVEPIIALNDILRYMEEKGGWEKQLEEVKKYRAQYGVEL from the exons ATGTCCTCCAGTCAAACCGTCAAGTCCCTCGACCCGGCAAAGATTGCATTCATCGAATCCGCGATCGAGAATGGTGTTTTGTGCTTTGGTCAATATACCTTGAAATCtggtcg TATCTCCCCATACTTCTTCAACGCCGGACTCCTCTACACCGGTTCCCTGCTTTCCGCCACTGCCAACGCCTATGCCAAGATCCTCAGAACATCACGTATACCAGAGTTCGACGTGCTCTTCGGTCCTGCTTACAAGGGCATTTCGCTCGCTGCTATTACTGCTGTGAAATTGTATGAGgcagaagggaaggaggttggGTACGCTTATAataggaaggagaagaaggat CACGGTGAAGGCGGCAACATGGTCGGCTACCCGCTCAAAGGtcgaatcgtcatcatcgacgatgtCCTCACCCGAGGTACCGCTATCCGCGAAGCCATCGCCATTCTCAACCAACACCCCGAAGCAAAACTTGTCGGTATCGTCCAACTTGTTGATCGACAAGAAAAGggtcaaggggaaggtggcAAATCGACCGTAcaagaggttgaagaggaattTGGTGTACCGGTAGAACCGATCATTGCTCTTAATGACATTTTGAGATATAtggaggagaaaggtggtTGGGAAAAAcagttggaagaggtcaagaagtACAGAGCGCAATACGGCGTGGAGCTTTAG